Proteins encoded within one genomic window of Diceros bicornis minor isolate mBicDic1 chromosome X, mDicBic1.mat.cur, whole genome shotgun sequence:
- the FOXR2 gene encoding forkhead box protein R2 translates to MDLKLKNPKFWYSLHGQVPGLMDWDMGNEIFLPCTTDQCPLAEQNFAKYRLRVMEPPKVPQERRPNLDKDGPDSEPNLWMWVNPNIACSLGSQEAPKPRKKKDLTSLLPLPQPLPKDKESNCSEPTVMETLPSSSSEQSPPQKQLTSSPSDWKLTEEETEEQDDNTSMTLQPPNKWECFQSQKLWQGNSQERRSWPRPPLNYSHLIALALRNSPPCGLNVQEIYSFTRQHFPFFWTAPDGWKNTISHNLCFLGSFEKAPVSLQDRANARPPSGLWRLTEEGHRRFQEETHALASVRKESIQQCMSQPDVMTSLFDL, encoded by the coding sequence ATGGACCTAAAACTAAAAAATCCTAAGTTCTGGTATAGTCTCCATGGCCAGGTCCCAGGGCTGATGGACTGGGACATGGGGAATGAGATATTCCTGCCCTGCACCACAGACCAATGCCCCTTAGCTGAGCAGAACTTTGCCAAATACAGACTCCGAGTAATGGAACCCCCAAAGGTGCCTCAGGAGAGGAGACCCAATCTTGACAAAGATGGTCCTGACTCTGAACCCAACCTGTGGATGTGGGTGAATCCCAACATCGCATGCTCCCTTGGCAGCCAGGAGGCcccaaagcccagaaagaaaaaggatctGACAAGCCTGCTTCCTTTACCTCAGCCACTCCCAAAGGATAAAGAGTCTAATtgctcagagcccacagtgatgGAGACTCTGCCATCCTCCTCCAGTGAGCAATCTCCCCCACAGAAGcagctcacctcctcccccagtgACTGGAAGCTcacagaagaggagactgaggaaCAAGATGACAACACCTCTATGACCCTCCAACCCCCTAACAAATGGGAGTGCTTCCAGAGCCAGAAACTATGGCAAGGCAACAGCCAGGAGAGGAGGTCCTGGCCTCGGCCCCCTCTCAACTACAGTCACCTAATTGCCCTGGCATTAAGAAACAGCCCCCCTTGTGGCCTCAATGTGCAAGAGATCTACAGTTTCACCCGACAGCATTTCCCCTTTTTCTGGACAGCTCCAGATGGCTGGAAGAACACCATCAGCCACAACCTCTGCTTCTTGGGCAGCTTTGAGAAGGCCCCAGTCAGCCTTCAGGACAGGGCCAATGCAAGGCCACCGTCTGGCCTATGGAGGCTTACTGAGGAGGGACATCGCCGCTTTCAGGAGGAGACTCATGCCTTAGCCTCTGTTCGGAAGGAGAGCATCCAACAGTGCATGAGCCAGCCAGATGTGATGACCTCCCTCTTTGACCTTTGA